One window from the genome of Desulfonatronum thiodismutans encodes:
- the sbtM gene encoding thio(seleno)oxazole modification radical SAM maturase SbtM, producing MPQDTDLESFPGVVASLVQALDLPAYLPELALLEYAVHECGLGSSRIPGQVAKKTLNPSLRILDLNWSGLTRALGKESQKEVKIIPGRQAVLVWFDPHTNKTRAQPADDGILVGLKIVSEESAIGMAALEYGVPVAQLHRAVDQAVLKGLVLAPKSLLRRHPERFCAKEKHSERFLVSRVFTLQWHVTQACDLHCRHCYDRTERVPLSLDRAMLVLDELEAFCLERNVRAKVTFTGGNPLLYPDFDALYLEAVKRGFPVSILGNPASRERLERLLRIQCPTLYQISLEGLREHNDHIRQPGYFDRVMAFLPLLRELGIPSQVMLTLTRDNMDQVLPLAEELRGKTDLFTFNRLSAVGQGASLRMPDPQAYQAFLRDYLESCPETPVLGLKDNLINIIRDENEQKPFGGCTGFGCGAAFNFLTLLSDGEVHACRKFPSPLGNIFEQGLSGCYDSEAGQGYRSGSEGCRGCKLLPVCGGCQAVVSSLGLDPSKDRDPYCFMDFSNDSNMEGTSLR from the coding sequence CCTGCCTGCATATCTGCCTGAATTGGCCCTGTTGGAGTATGCCGTGCACGAATGCGGCCTTGGAAGCAGCCGGATTCCGGGGCAGGTGGCGAAGAAGACACTCAATCCCAGTCTGCGAATTCTCGATCTGAACTGGTCCGGCTTGACGCGGGCCCTTGGCAAGGAATCCCAAAAGGAGGTCAAGATCATTCCGGGACGTCAGGCGGTCCTGGTCTGGTTTGATCCCCACACAAACAAAACCAGGGCGCAACCAGCCGACGACGGGATACTGGTCGGGTTGAAAATCGTCAGTGAAGAATCGGCCATCGGCATGGCAGCCTTGGAATACGGGGTCCCCGTGGCCCAGTTGCATCGTGCGGTGGACCAAGCCGTGCTCAAAGGCCTGGTGCTGGCTCCGAAGTCACTTTTACGCAGACATCCCGAACGGTTTTGCGCCAAGGAAAAGCATTCAGAGCGCTTCCTGGTTTCCAGGGTCTTTACCTTGCAATGGCATGTTACCCAAGCCTGCGATCTGCATTGCAGGCATTGCTACGACCGCACGGAACGAGTTCCGCTGTCACTGGATCGAGCCATGCTTGTCCTGGACGAACTGGAAGCATTTTGCCTGGAGCGCAACGTCAGGGCCAAGGTCACGTTTACCGGCGGCAATCCATTGCTCTATCCGGACTTTGACGCCTTGTACCTGGAAGCCGTGAAACGCGGTTTTCCGGTCAGCATCCTGGGCAACCCGGCCTCTCGTGAGCGTCTGGAGCGCCTGCTACGGATTCAATGCCCCACGCTCTACCAGATCAGCCTGGAAGGTCTGCGCGAGCACAATGACCACATTCGCCAACCGGGGTACTTCGACCGGGTGATGGCTTTTCTCCCCTTACTCCGGGAACTGGGCATCCCCTCCCAGGTCATGCTGACCCTGACCAGGGACAACATGGACCAGGTCCTGCCTCTGGCCGAGGAACTGCGGGGCAAGACCGACCTGTTCACGTTCAACCGGTTGTCCGCCGTAGGGCAGGGGGCGAGTTTGCGCATGCCTGATCCCCAGGCATACCAGGCTTTTTTACGCGACTATCTTGAATCTTGTCCGGAAACCCCCGTTCTGGGCCTCAAGGACAACCTGATCAACATCATCCGGGATGAAAACGAGCAGAAGCCCTTTGGCGGCTGCACGGGGTTCGGCTGCGGGGCCGCGTTCAATTTCCTGACCCTGCTTTCGGATGGAGAGGTTCATGCCTGCCGGAAGTTTCCGTCTCCGCTGGGCAACATTTTCGAGCAAGGCCTGTCAGGATGCTACGATTCCGAAGCGGGTCAAGGCTATCGCTCCGGGAGCGAGGGCTGCCGGGGATGCAAGCTCCTGCCGGTTTGCGGCGGGTGCCAAGCCGTGGTCTCCAGCCTTGGACTCGATCCTTCGAAAGATCGCGATCCGTATTGTTTTATGGATTTTTCCAATGATAGCAATATGGAAGGCACTTCTTTGAGATAA
- a CDS encoding PHP domain-containing protein: MRIDCHFHTSLHSCCSFVSPQKACEIAISRGLDALLFTEHGVYWDQDRLDALQSNYPKLKLYSGIEIALTEGYHIVAFGTRFLDRHVPLLSLSDLNRLVAPERDNTFLFVAHAFRYQPDPTPELEHILGWCDGMEMRSINILRNHAVASPTKFLSADHALYEHSLQAHNLIPLYNSDGHDEDIIGLISNELPGVTPPVDEVALAHLFKSSHPTEFQDRERLARHDLLGFP; this comes from the coding sequence ATGCGCATTGACTGCCACTTTCATACCAGCCTGCACTCCTGCTGCTCTTTCGTCAGCCCGCAAAAAGCATGTGAAATCGCCATCTCCAGGGGTCTGGACGCCCTGCTTTTCACGGAACACGGCGTCTACTGGGACCAGGACCGCCTGGACGCATTGCAATCCAACTACCCGAAATTGAAACTCTACTCCGGCATCGAGATCGCACTGACCGAGGGGTACCATATCGTGGCCTTTGGGACGCGGTTTCTGGATCGTCACGTGCCGCTCCTCTCCCTCTCCGACCTTAACCGACTGGTTGCCCCGGAGCGCGACAACACGTTTCTTTTCGTCGCGCATGCCTTTCGGTACCAGCCGGACCCAACGCCGGAACTGGAACACATTCTTGGTTGGTGCGACGGAATGGAAATGCGGTCCATCAACATTCTCCGCAATCATGCCGTCGCATCCCCCACCAAGTTTCTGTCGGCGGACCATGCCCTCTACGAGCACTCTTTACAAGCGCACAACCTCATTCCCTTATACAACTCCGACGGCCATGACGAGGATATCATCGGCTTGATTTCCAATGAACTGCCCGGAGTCACCCCTCCGGTGGACGAGGTGGCTCTCGCCCACCTTTTCAAAAGCAGCCACCCCACTGAATTTCAAGATCGCGAACGGCTTGCCCGTCACGACTTGTTGGGTTTCCCGTAG
- a CDS encoding DMT family transporter, which translates to MKPTRESRAGYAYVLLAATLWGMIGPLALLAFQQGLEPLEVAFWRATLGALLFMVHVSICGQWRIQRPDLPAFFFFGLVCVGVFYGAFQKTVELGGASVAAVLLYTAPVWVALLARIFLGEALGRLKLLAVGMTLLGVLGVSLGPDGLTALRDGLWSPAAVGYGLLSGLTYALYYIFGKRYLGKYSAASVMVIALPVGALALYPFVDFHEKTLVAWIALAALALVSTYGAFLAYCAGLRRLEATRASVVATFEPVVAALVAFVWWDERMGYLGILGATLIIISVLLMVRAGNESRPGCVSR; encoded by the coding sequence ATGAAGCCGACCAGAGAATCCAGGGCAGGCTACGCCTATGTGCTTTTGGCCGCAACTCTCTGGGGGATGATCGGCCCTTTGGCCTTGCTGGCTTTTCAGCAAGGCTTGGAGCCGCTGGAGGTGGCCTTTTGGCGGGCGACGCTGGGAGCGCTGCTGTTCATGGTCCATGTCTCGATTTGCGGGCAATGGCGCATCCAGCGTCCTGACCTGCCGGCTTTTTTCTTTTTCGGCTTGGTCTGCGTGGGAGTGTTTTACGGTGCGTTTCAGAAGACGGTCGAACTGGGCGGCGCTTCCGTCGCCGCGGTCCTGCTTTATACCGCACCGGTCTGGGTGGCCTTGCTGGCCCGGATATTTCTCGGGGAGGCCCTGGGGCGTTTGAAACTGCTGGCCGTGGGCATGACCTTGCTGGGTGTTCTGGGGGTCAGCCTCGGTCCGGACGGCCTGACCGCTCTGCGTGACGGCCTCTGGAGTCCGGCGGCGGTGGGGTATGGGTTGCTTTCGGGACTGACCTACGCTCTCTACTATATTTTTGGAAAGCGATATCTGGGCAAGTATTCCGCGGCCTCGGTGATGGTCATCGCCTTGCCCGTCGGAGCCTTGGCCCTGTATCCGTTCGTGGATTTTCATGAAAAGACGCTCGTCGCCTGGATAGCCCTGGCCGCCTTGGCCCTTGTTTCCACCTACGGCGCCTTCCTGGCCTATTGTGCGGGGCTGCGTCGCCTGGAAGCCACCCGGGCCTCGGTGGTGGCCACGTTTGAACCCGTGGTGGCCGCGCTGGTCGCCTTTGTTTGGTGGGACGAGCGAATGGGCTACCTTGGCATTCTGGGAGCGACGCTGATCATCATCTCCGTCCTGCTCATGGTCCGGGCCGGGAACGAAAGCCGGCCCGGCTGTGTCTCTCGTTGA
- a CDS encoding HAD family hydrolase → MTFPAPFQGIIFDLDGTLLDTLEDLADAVNTVLTNHHWPTHPLDAYRRFVGNGVTTLIRRAMPEDERREERRVAEIVSEMREVYARGWANKTKPYPGIDPLLNALRERGVPMTILSNKPHDATAAMVDHFFPTNLFQLVMGARPDKPRKPDPTTALETSMHLGLPPEAILFLGDSDVDMHTANAAGMTSLGAAWGFRGTEELLAAGARAVLRSPKELLDWLTLDC, encoded by the coding sequence ATGACGTTCCCCGCTCCATTCCAAGGCATTATCTTCGATCTTGACGGAACCCTGCTTGACACGCTGGAGGACTTGGCCGACGCCGTGAACACGGTCCTGACCAACCACCACTGGCCCACGCATCCGCTGGACGCCTATCGGCGTTTTGTCGGCAACGGCGTGACCACGCTGATTCGACGGGCCATGCCCGAGGATGAACGCCGTGAAGAACGACGGGTCGCGGAAATCGTTTCGGAAATGCGGGAGGTTTATGCCCGCGGGTGGGCCAACAAAACCAAACCGTACCCGGGGATCGATCCTCTCTTGAATGCCTTGCGAGAGCGTGGCGTCCCGATGACCATACTGTCCAACAAGCCTCATGACGCCACCGCGGCCATGGTCGACCACTTTTTCCCGACGAACCTGTTTCAACTGGTCATGGGCGCACGCCCGGACAAGCCCCGCAAGCCCGACCCGACCACTGCCCTGGAAACGAGCATGCACCTGGGACTCCCCCCTGAAGCCATCCTCTTTCTCGGCGACTCCGACGTGGACATGCATACCGCTAACGCCGCAGGCATGACCTCGCTTGGCGCGGCTTGGGGCTTCCGCGGCACTGAAGAACTTCTGGCCGCCGGCGCACGCGCGGTCCTGCGATCCCCAAAAGAACTGCTGGACTGGCTGACCCTTGACTGTTAG
- a CDS encoding DUF4434 domain-containing protein — MTPFSRHCSSGSRLRAAWWALLTCLALAWGASPVRAETPPAFSSTFIQLWDRHADWPEQTWDTLCADLKAMGIQEIILQWSLITEPAFFWRLTPDRRMEVPDDLVDPAPVVDLIVEAARRHGLSVRFGLTEDPAWWEKIKNEAGLVEVFLNRLLQDQLSLARTLVERYGEDLVFAGFYIPQEIDDATWIDAQRLNRLTNHLARLTDGLRELSPEVEISVSCFATGRNDPIGFAALMAALASSGNITEVLYQDGLGTERLLPTESAAYLEALATSIPRTGARLRVIVETFAPAEDGLGFVPASMERIAGQLRQAKQFAGDDIVAFSIPDYLHPVAGSRAEVLYNDYLAYLRFLPELMQE; from the coding sequence TTGACGCCTTTTTCGCGACACTGCTCTTCCGGTTCTAGGCTTCGGGCCGCGTGGTGGGCGCTCCTGACGTGCTTGGCCCTGGCCTGGGGCGCATCTCCAGTCCGGGCCGAGACTCCCCCGGCTTTTTCCTCTACGTTCATCCAGCTATGGGACCGTCATGCCGACTGGCCCGAGCAGACATGGGACACTCTCTGCGCTGATCTGAAGGCAATGGGTATTCAGGAAATCATCCTCCAATGGTCGCTGATCACCGAACCGGCTTTTTTCTGGCGACTGACCCCGGATCGACGCATGGAGGTACCTGACGACCTCGTTGACCCCGCTCCCGTCGTGGACCTGATCGTCGAAGCAGCCCGGCGGCATGGGCTATCAGTCCGATTCGGCCTGACCGAAGACCCGGCATGGTGGGAAAAAATAAAGAATGAAGCCGGACTGGTGGAGGTTTTTCTGAATCGCCTGCTCCAGGACCAACTTTCCCTGGCCCGGACTTTGGTGGAACGATACGGCGAGGATTTGGTTTTCGCTGGATTCTATATTCCGCAGGAAATCGACGACGCCACCTGGATTGACGCTCAACGCCTGAACCGGCTGACGAATCATCTGGCCCGCCTCACTGATGGGTTGCGCGAACTCTCCCCGGAAGTGGAAATTAGTGTCTCGTGCTTTGCCACCGGCCGCAACGACCCGATCGGGTTCGCCGCGCTCATGGCCGCTTTGGCCAGCTCCGGAAACATCACCGAGGTGCTGTACCAGGACGGCCTGGGCACCGAACGTCTCCTCCCCACCGAGTCGGCGGCCTACCTTGAGGCCTTGGCGACATCCATACCGCGGACCGGCGCACGCCTCCGCGTCATCGTGGAAACCTTCGCTCCCGCGGAAGACGGCCTCGGCTTTGTCCCGGCGTCCATGGAAAGAATCGCGGGGCAGTTGCGTCAAGCCAAACAATTTGCCGGCGACGACATCGTGGCCTTCAGTATTCCGGACTATCTCCACCCAGTGGCTGGTTCACGAGCTGAGGTCTTGTATAACGACTATTTAGCATATCTGAGATTTTTGCCTGAACTGATGCAGGAATAA
- a CDS encoding NfrA family protein, which produces MTLFLARAVLLLGLFLFSFPEDILAEPAAQPFEIHRTDEGVIARELRRNRTYPHQDMAFRLQAKDDIRGAANELQAFLAIDPIEVNVRLQLIILLEQLGEDTEIVEHASRILENRPNALLPRLYRAWALDRLERWDEAQADFQRVLDLPDISKEQHSDILLTLVNRAMAREDFHQVLTLLDESVQEEFSWSPNLVRGFALSALGEHTLALEAFETAALQAKSREFRNQALSAATEEAIQLGQYAQARALLTQTTQAQETPRELEPRLAELALRAGLSTEAAEHYRRAVEAGNEQARGHLAQLLFDLGQLHEAEHHAEILAQTTDPDKRKRALVMLGVIRERRGDFRGASLAFEQAAQDDLSPASWTTLGALAVKQERFDIAAQEYEKAWEASGMKDAAMAEMIVGFWTKTGRIDQAIATSLKLADNTDAAPKDRLRAMESAAHLQRQAGSPDAAARTLLRAAALPAVDAEKRTDLLGRAERLFLEGDSPEQAGDVLVTLLEDTARGPDRADVLLRLARLEQTRALPDWQERTVVFLEQAEDQLGLPPEKAAQIAESSAEILISQGDRIRALQAMERAVIRGGEQPGRMLQFGYALAAMDLHHRARDAFARAAELGAGDMAWVGLARSYQRLDQPGLALHALNQALFMRGQTVFDSKPSLLPQDEQYPVLMLLGYLNEELARHDLAVVWYEKALALQDSPETRFRLARALLSSGDALRADDILQVVDQADLPEHDQPPGVVLLARIAGALDRLDESECLYHAALVQAENQGHGEERLAELWFELGGIYRRKEDHEAAAEAFAQATSLHGTPAMLMASGYEFLKLERIDDARIPLSEAALHEPDFLAVHQDLGYIAMQQGDNEEAVAHFMDAIDNAPLRPAEDEEQAQAVAEDVRRMRGEIRALRNAVDLDFWLTYTSGKTGTLGGLAAPGRDVLRTSSGIELGWIPPEWGFQDHRIFKLIGRLGWSMEPDSFRVLDNSWEAALGLRYKPLKPYNLNLGLERLFSLSGDGEDNWVARAMLSLFDDSDRVRPNETFWNYSFLFGEVDAYLESPSRLAAYVEGRQGFNWKVRDNLILTPFLVADAKWWSESRADDVSFYEGGLGLSTRYLYDEDKYSLPRKSVELLMTYKVGRIFNTDNIKDDQIDAFFATLLFRF; this is translated from the coding sequence ATGACCCTCTTCCTTGCACGCGCCGTCCTGCTTCTCGGCCTTTTCCTTTTTTCCTTCCCGGAAGACATCCTTGCCGAGCCAGCTGCTCAGCCGTTTGAAATCCATCGAACAGACGAAGGCGTCATCGCCCGCGAGCTGCGCAGAAACCGGACTTATCCGCACCAGGACATGGCGTTTCGCCTTCAGGCCAAGGACGACATCCGGGGCGCGGCCAACGAGCTTCAGGCGTTCCTGGCCATCGACCCGATTGAGGTCAACGTACGGCTTCAACTGATCATCCTGCTGGAGCAGCTTGGAGAGGATACCGAAATCGTCGAACACGCCAGTCGAATCCTGGAAAACCGACCAAACGCCCTGCTCCCGCGTCTTTATCGCGCCTGGGCTCTGGATCGCCTGGAACGCTGGGACGAAGCCCAAGCCGATTTTCAGCGAGTCCTGGATTTGCCGGATATCTCCAAGGAACAACACAGCGACATCCTTTTGACCCTGGTCAACCGGGCCATGGCCCGGGAGGACTTCCATCAGGTTCTGACGCTACTCGACGAATCCGTCCAGGAAGAATTCTCCTGGTCACCGAACCTAGTCCGTGGATTCGCCCTTTCCGCTCTCGGCGAACATACCCTGGCCCTGGAAGCGTTTGAAACAGCCGCTCTTCAGGCGAAATCCAGGGAATTTCGCAACCAGGCCCTATCGGCCGCCACCGAGGAAGCCATTCAGCTCGGGCAATACGCCCAGGCAAGAGCATTGCTTACGCAAACCACCCAGGCCCAGGAAACGCCACGCGAATTGGAGCCGCGACTGGCCGAGCTGGCTCTACGCGCCGGTCTTTCCACGGAAGCCGCGGAGCATTATCGCCGAGCCGTGGAAGCAGGCAACGAGCAGGCCCGCGGACATCTCGCGCAGCTGCTTTTCGATCTCGGCCAACTCCATGAAGCCGAGCATCATGCTGAAATCCTGGCGCAGACCACCGACCCGGATAAGCGCAAGCGGGCCCTGGTCATGCTCGGCGTCATTCGAGAGCGACGCGGCGATTTCCGAGGAGCAAGCCTGGCGTTTGAACAAGCCGCGCAAGACGACCTCTCTCCGGCATCCTGGACCACCCTGGGTGCGCTGGCCGTGAAACAGGAACGCTTTGACATCGCTGCCCAGGAATACGAAAAAGCATGGGAAGCCAGCGGAATGAAGGATGCCGCCATGGCGGAAATGATCGTCGGGTTCTGGACCAAAACCGGACGGATCGACCAAGCCATCGCCACCTCCCTGAAATTGGCCGACAACACCGACGCCGCCCCGAAAGACCGACTTCGGGCAATGGAGTCCGCGGCGCATCTGCAGCGGCAGGCTGGCAGCCCGGATGCCGCGGCAAGAACCCTGCTCCGCGCCGCGGCCTTGCCTGCCGTGGACGCGGAAAAACGAACGGACCTCCTGGGGCGTGCGGAGAGGCTGTTCTTGGAGGGCGACAGCCCTGAACAGGCAGGCGACGTTCTGGTCACTCTGCTGGAAGATACGGCCAGGGGACCGGATCGAGCCGACGTTCTGCTGCGCCTGGCCCGATTGGAACAAACACGTGCCCTGCCCGATTGGCAGGAACGAACCGTGGTCTTCCTTGAACAAGCCGAGGATCAACTCGGTCTCCCACCGGAAAAAGCCGCGCAAATCGCGGAATCTTCCGCGGAAATCCTCATCAGCCAAGGCGACCGTATCCGGGCGCTGCAAGCCATGGAACGCGCCGTGATTCGAGGAGGCGAACAGCCCGGTCGCATGCTCCAATTTGGTTATGCCCTGGCCGCGATGGACCTCCACCACCGCGCTCGAGACGCTTTTGCCCGGGCGGCCGAGCTTGGCGCGGGAGACATGGCCTGGGTCGGCTTGGCCAGATCCTACCAACGCCTCGACCAGCCCGGTTTGGCCCTGCACGCTCTCAACCAAGCCCTGTTCATGCGTGGTCAAACGGTTTTCGACTCCAAGCCGAGCCTGCTGCCGCAGGATGAGCAGTATCCCGTGTTGATGCTTCTGGGCTATCTGAACGAGGAACTTGCCCGCCATGATCTGGCCGTCGTCTGGTACGAAAAGGCATTGGCACTGCAAGACTCCCCGGAAACACGCTTTCGTCTGGCAAGAGCATTGCTGTCCAGCGGAGATGCGCTGCGCGCCGACGACATCCTCCAAGTTGTGGATCAAGCCGACCTTCCGGAACACGACCAGCCCCCGGGAGTCGTTTTGTTGGCCCGAATCGCCGGTGCTCTCGATCGCCTGGACGAATCGGAGTGTCTTTACCATGCCGCCCTGGTTCAGGCTGAGAACCAAGGGCACGGAGAAGAGCGACTCGCTGAGCTTTGGTTTGAGTTGGGCGGAATATATCGCCGCAAGGAAGACCATGAGGCCGCGGCGGAAGCCTTCGCTCAAGCAACGAGCCTGCATGGAACACCGGCGATGCTGATGGCCTCCGGCTACGAATTCCTGAAACTGGAGCGCATCGACGATGCCCGAATTCCTTTGAGCGAAGCGGCCCTGCATGAACCGGACTTCCTCGCGGTGCATCAGGACTTGGGCTACATCGCCATGCAGCAGGGCGACAACGAAGAAGCCGTAGCGCACTTCATGGATGCCATTGACAACGCCCCGCTTCGCCCCGCGGAAGATGAAGAACAGGCCCAGGCCGTCGCTGAGGATGTCCGAAGGATGCGCGGCGAAATACGGGCCCTGCGCAATGCCGTGGATCTGGACTTCTGGCTGACCTACACCTCGGGCAAAACCGGAACCCTCGGTGGATTGGCCGCGCCGGGCCGGGACGTGTTGCGCACGTCGTCGGGGATAGAACTGGGCTGGATTCCGCCGGAATGGGGCTTCCAGGACCATCGGATCTTCAAGCTCATCGGACGACTGGGCTGGAGCATGGAACCGGACAGTTTCCGCGTGCTGGACAACTCCTGGGAAGCGGCCCTGGGCCTTCGCTACAAGCCCTTGAAACCCTACAACCTGAATCTGGGCTTGGAGCGGCTGTTTTCTCTTTCCGGAGACGGGGAGGACAACTGGGTCGCCCGGGCCATGCTTTCCCTGTTCGATGACTCGGACCGGGTCCGTCCCAACGAAACGTTTTGGAATTACTCTTTTCTGTTCGGAGAAGTCGACGCCTATCTGGAGTCTCCGTCCCGATTGGCGGCCTATGTGGAGGGTCGTCAGGGCTTCAACTGGAAGGTGCGCGACAACCTGATCCTGACGCCGTTTCTGGTGGCCGACGCCAAGTGGTGGTCCGAATCACGGGCCGACGACGTCTCCTTTTACGAGGGCGGCCTCGGCCTTTCCACCCGCTACCTGTACGACGAGGACAAGTACTCCTTGCCCCGGAAAAGCGTGGAACTTCTCATGACCTACAAGGTAGGTCGAATATTCAATACGGACAACATCAAGGACGACCAAATTGACGCCTTTTTCGCGACACTGCTCTTCCGGTTCTAG
- a CDS encoding glycosyl transferase family protein produces the protein MVQDILPVLLIFLKAGLWIFGLVFFLNGLSDLFIDLVRIGNEVWRRVFVFGFRRAKPLAEEDLTGRPEQFIAVMIPCWDESAVISRMLENSIKVLNYSNYVIFVGTYPNDPATQREVDLVRERYGNVERIVCPKDGPTSKADCLNWIFEGIRHYEKSHGTEFEIIVMEDSEDVLHPMLLKLFNYLIPRMDMVQVPVLPMEPKWWQFTMGTYLDEFATNHSRDMVVRELLTGNLPSAGVGTAFSRKLLLTLAQENQNRLFTIGSVTEDYDFGIRLAQVTGVRQIFSRVAFERTVRKKSRLTGRERTVRKRDYIGVREYFPRTFGTAVRQKSRWILGITLQAWETIGWVGGFWTRYMLARDRVGLITNQVNMLANILVPVYLTVWGYVYVFPDAYRYPPVVTAGTTLFYLMLANLGLLLWQLGIRGWYVARTNGIGQAALSPFRLIWANVINFFATIRAIRLYTRHLLTGTPVAWDKTDHSYPSEEELVRYRRRLGDLLLDRRFVTVAQLDTALDRQRATGQPLGAILEDMGVLEEDKLLQTLGVQLGVQTTVVDPYAVDKEVIAMVPAGMARRQRLFPVGLTPEGGLILAVDSISDTNEIRQLESELGRPIVLRLTTRGDLSFAIRFGYERLARESLEEKLAAELLTQKLITPEQLDEARTRQRKGYRNLGEVFTALGHLDRSSLVELKSCVENRRDIAPMGTCLLEQGVITQAQLDEALQLQNRNTRRLETILIDMDVIDQATLESVSTRISGPDA, from the coding sequence ATGGTTCAGGATATCCTACCCGTTCTGCTCATCTTTCTGAAAGCCGGTTTGTGGATTTTCGGACTGGTCTTTTTTCTGAACGGACTCAGCGACCTATTTATCGACTTGGTCCGCATCGGCAATGAAGTCTGGCGGCGAGTATTCGTTTTCGGTTTCCGAAGAGCCAAGCCCCTTGCCGAAGAAGACCTGACGGGCCGCCCCGAACAGTTCATCGCCGTAATGATTCCCTGCTGGGATGAATCCGCGGTCATCAGCCGCATGCTGGAAAACTCCATCAAGGTGCTCAACTATTCCAACTACGTCATTTTCGTCGGCACGTACCCCAACGATCCAGCCACGCAGCGGGAAGTGGACCTTGTCCGGGAGCGCTACGGAAACGTGGAACGCATCGTTTGCCCCAAGGACGGCCCGACATCCAAAGCCGACTGTCTGAACTGGATATTCGAGGGCATCCGGCATTACGAGAAAAGCCATGGCACTGAATTCGAAATCATTGTCATGGAGGACTCCGAGGACGTCCTGCACCCCATGCTTCTGAAGCTCTTCAATTACCTCATACCCCGCATGGACATGGTCCAGGTTCCGGTTCTGCCCATGGAACCCAAATGGTGGCAGTTCACCATGGGCACCTACCTGGACGAGTTCGCCACGAACCACTCCCGAGACATGGTCGTCCGGGAACTGCTCACCGGCAACCTCCCTTCCGCCGGTGTCGGGACGGCCTTTTCCAGAAAATTGCTGCTCACCCTGGCACAAGAAAACCAGAATCGCCTTTTCACCATCGGTTCAGTGACTGAAGACTACGATTTCGGCATCCGTCTGGCCCAAGTCACCGGAGTACGCCAGATATTCTCACGGGTGGCCTTTGAGCGCACCGTGCGCAAAAAAAGCCGCCTGACCGGACGGGAAAGGACTGTCCGCAAGCGGGATTATATCGGGGTCCGGGAATATTTCCCCCGCACCTTTGGCACCGCGGTCCGCCAAAAATCACGCTGGATATTGGGCATCACCTTGCAGGCCTGGGAAACCATCGGCTGGGTGGGCGGATTCTGGACCAGGTACATGCTGGCCAGGGACAGGGTAGGATTGATCACCAACCAGGTGAACATGCTGGCCAACATCCTCGTACCTGTCTATCTGACCGTCTGGGGCTACGTGTATGTTTTTCCCGACGCCTATCGCTATCCTCCCGTGGTCACCGCCGGAACGACGCTCTTCTATTTGATGCTGGCCAACCTGGGCCTGCTGCTCTGGCAGCTCGGCATCCGAGGCTGGTACGTGGCCCGAACCAACGGCATCGGCCAAGCCGCCTTAAGTCCCTTTCGGTTGATCTGGGCCAACGTCATCAATTTTTTCGCCACGATCCGGGCAATCAGGCTGTATACCCGGCACCTGCTTACCGGGACCCCCGTGGCCTGGGACAAGACCGACCACTCTTACCCCAGCGAGGAAGAGCTGGTCCGCTACCGGCGTCGCTTGGGCGATTTGCTGCTGGATCGTCGATTCGTGACCGTGGCACAGCTGGACACGGCCTTGGACCGTCAAAGGGCCACCGGGCAGCCCCTGGGCGCAATCCTGGAAGACATGGGCGTCCTTGAGGAGGACAAGCTTTTACAGACGCTGGGTGTTCAGCTCGGAGTCCAGACCACCGTCGTTGATCCGTACGCCGTGGACAAGGAAGTGATCGCCATGGTTCCCGCGGGCATGGCCCGGCGACAGCGTCTCTTTCCGGTGGGCCTCACTCCGGAAGGGGGCCTGATCCTAGCTGTTGACTCCATCAGCGACACAAACGAAATCAGACAACTGGAAAGTGAGCTCGGTCGTCCCATCGTATTACGTCTGACCACCCGCGGCGATTTATCCTTCGCGATACGCTTTGGCTATGAAAGATTGGCACGAGAATCGCTTGAAGAGAAACTTGCGGCGGAACTTTTGACTCAGAAACTTATTACTCCAGAGCAGCTCGATGAAGCCCGAACGAGACAAAGGAAGGGGTATCGGAACCTCGGAGAAGTCTTCACGGCTCTCGGACATTTGGACAGGTCCAGTCTCGTTGAACTCAAATCCTGCGTCGAAAACAGGCGGGATATCGCCCCGATGGGAACCTGTCTCCTGGAGCAAGGCGTCATAACCCAAGCCCAACTGGATGAAGCCCTGCAATTGCAAAACAGAAATACCAGACGGCTGGAAACCATTTTAATCGACATGGACGTGATCGATCAGGCGACACTGGAATCCGTTTCAACCCGTATCTCCGGACCCGACGCATGA